Proteins encoded within one genomic window of Acinetobacter sp. YWS30-1:
- the bioC gene encoding malonyl-ACP O-methyltransferase BioC translates to MKTDQVAQRFAQAQSSYEQHAIAQRRVAMELVQYMQAHIPVNLQRILEIGCGSGLFTRQLMQHYSFDQLFLNDLYPEVKQHFEEDGRIYWGIGNIETLPLPQSLDLVVSCSALQWVQHLDALFVKIYQALNPSGLFCFASYAQDNLKEIKVLTGQGLEYRSPPQMVELLESCGFEVLMQEEQHLILEFEHPREVLKHIKATGVQATAEGFRWSKSSLQLFYERYQKFQLSDSQKYPLTYHPIYLIARKHP, encoded by the coding sequence ATGAAAACTGATCAGGTCGCGCAGCGCTTTGCTCAGGCACAGTCTAGCTATGAACAGCATGCTATTGCCCAGCGTCGGGTAGCAATGGAACTGGTCCAGTATATGCAAGCGCATATTCCGGTAAATTTACAGCGTATCCTGGAAATTGGCTGTGGTTCAGGTCTGTTTACCCGCCAGCTGATGCAGCATTACAGTTTCGACCAGTTGTTTTTAAATGACCTTTATCCAGAAGTTAAACAGCATTTTGAGGAAGATGGCCGGATTTACTGGGGAATTGGCAATATTGAAACTTTGCCACTGCCACAATCGCTGGATCTGGTGGTGTCCTGTTCTGCCTTGCAATGGGTGCAGCATCTGGACGCTTTATTTGTGAAAATTTATCAGGCTTTAAATCCCTCTGGTTTGTTCTGCTTTGCCAGCTATGCACAGGATAATTTAAAAGAAATTAAGGTACTAACTGGACAGGGGCTGGAATATCGCTCACCTCCACAAATGGTTGAACTGCTGGAATCTTGTGGTTTTGAGGTCCTGATGCAGGAGGAACAGCATCTGATTCTGGAGTTTGAACATCCTCGCGAGGTACTGAAACATATCAAAGCCACCGGCGTACAGGCAACGGCAGAGGGTTTCCGCTGGAGCAAATCTTCCTTACAGCTTTTTTATGAGCGATATCAAAAATTCCAGCTATCAGATAGCCAGAAGTATCCTTTGACCTATCACCCGATTTATCTCATTGCACGGAAGCACCCATGA
- the bioD gene encoding dethiobiotin synthase, protein MNANIYFVSGIDTGIGKTYATGFLAKIWNAQGIRTITQKLIQTGNTDLSEDIEQHRKIMGCGLLPEDQQKLTMPEIYSYPASPHLAARLDQRPVDFQKIEQATQQLAAQFDRVLLEGAGGLMVPLTEDLLTVDYIAAQQFPVILVTSGRLGSINHTLLSLELLKQRKIELYALAFNHADDAQDAVIAQDTIQYLQQCLQKDFPNAQWLDIPVFQEI, encoded by the coding sequence ATGAACGCAAACATCTATTTTGTCAGCGGTATAGATACCGGTATTGGCAAGACCTATGCCACCGGTTTTCTGGCCAAAATCTGGAATGCGCAGGGCATTCGTACTATCACCCAGAAGTTGATCCAGACTGGCAACACTGATCTGTCTGAAGATATCGAACAGCATCGCAAGATTATGGGCTGCGGCTTGCTGCCAGAAGATCAGCAAAAGCTGACTATGCCGGAAATTTATAGCTATCCGGCATCGCCCCATCTGGCAGCACGTTTGGACCAGCGTCCAGTAGATTTTCAAAAAATTGAACAGGCTACACAGCAACTGGCCGCACAGTTTGACCGTGTTCTGCTGGAAGGAGCAGGTGGCCTGATGGTACCACTAACAGAAGACCTGCTCACCGTAGACTATATTGCCGCACAGCAGTTTCCTGTTATTCTGGTGACCTCAGGTCGTCTTGGCAGTATCAACCACACTCTGCTCAGTCTGGAACTGCTCAAGCAGCGTAAGATTGAGCTGTATGCGCTGGCATTTAACCATGCCGATGATGCTCAGGATGCAGTCATTGCACAGGATACTATTCAGTATCTGCAGCAATGTTTGCAAAAGGATTTTCCAAATGCACAGTGGCTAGATATTCCGGTATTTCAGGAAATCTGA
- a CDS encoding transposase family protein, with protein sequence MKYIDSKKLSDPQFKRYTGISWSTFYLMVEQLQKHVSAKGRLPKLSLEDQVLLCLSYWREYRTLFHVATSYGVSEPTASRIVRHVEDCLIRSNLFNLPKDLPEGEGIDWNVVIVDATEIPIQRPKKTEEKL encoded by the coding sequence ATGAAATACATCGATTCAAAGAAGCTTTCTGATCCTCAGTTCAAGCGATACACAGGCATCTCATGGTCAACTTTCTATTTGATGGTTGAGCAATTGCAGAAGCATGTCTCTGCCAAAGGCAGACTGCCCAAGTTAAGCCTGGAGGATCAGGTCCTGCTCTGTCTGAGCTATTGGCGGGAATACCGAACCTTATTTCACGTTGCGACGAGTTACGGGGTTTCAGAGCCCACAGCCTCAAGAATTGTCCGTCATGTTGAAGACTGCCTGATTCGGTCCAATCTGTTTAATTTACCCAAAGATTTACCCGAGGGCGAAGGCATCGACTGGAATGTTGTAATCGTGGATGCCACGGAAATTCCAATCCAAAGGCCTAAAAAAACAGAAGAAAAGCTATAG
- a CDS encoding IS5/IS1182 family transposase yields the protein MPRKFQSKGLKKQKKSYSGKKKTHTFKVQAMIHYKTQQILSLCTSRGAVHDFELFKRNLNQIPFGAFIPADKGYQGIYVLYPNSLLPLKAKRHCKLDPELKIYNQEINKRRIGIEHVFGSLKTFKILAERYRNRGKRLGLRFNLIAGIYNLELSKK from the coding sequence ATGCCACGGAAATTCCAATCCAAAGGCCTAAAAAAACAGAAGAAAAGCTATAGCGGCAAGAAAAAGACCCATACCTTTAAAGTACAGGCCATGATTCACTACAAAACTCAGCAAATTCTGAGTTTATGTACGAGTCGTGGTGCAGTGCATGATTTCGAGTTGTTCAAACGCAATTTAAACCAGATTCCTTTTGGGGCTTTTATCCCTGCAGATAAAGGCTATCAGGGGATTTATGTGTTGTATCCGAATAGCCTGTTGCCATTAAAAGCCAAAAGACACTGTAAATTGGATCCTGAATTGAAAATCTATAATCAAGAAATCAATAAAAGAAGAATCGGAATTGAGCATGTATTTGGCAGCCTGAAAACCTTCAAAATCCTTGCTGAGCGTTATCGAAATAGAGGTAAAAGGCTTGGTTTGAGATTCAATTTAATCGCTGGAATCTACAACTTGGAACTGAGCAAAAAATGA
- a CDS encoding LysR family transcriptional regulator has translation MLELRHLKTLVALREHGSLVAAAGDLCLTPSALSHQLRELDQWFGVEIVNRRSRPVSFSNVGQRLLKLADDILPQVHVAQSDIIRIVHGQTGRIIFSSECHSCFDWLMPLLNQYRIQYPDVDLDFASGFEANPHELLQTGEFDLLITADPIELKGIEYFPIFEYESRLVLSNTHPLVRSQSISVQELAEETLITYPVDKHRLDIMSHLFIPANILPKQIRTTDLTQMLIQLVASGRGIAALPDWVVNEYEQKGWVTSCRLECVAPKGLRRTLYAGYRTEEKQKDYFEGFLKQLDRFSKKRTTYYD, from the coding sequence ATGTTAGAACTTCGTCATTTAAAAACCTTAGTCGCGTTACGGGAACATGGTTCACTGGTTGCAGCAGCAGGAGATCTTTGTCTCACGCCTTCAGCTTTATCCCATCAGCTTCGTGAATTAGATCAATGGTTCGGAGTCGAAATCGTCAATCGCCGTAGTCGCCCGGTCAGTTTTTCCAATGTCGGGCAGCGCTTACTGAAGCTGGCAGATGATATTTTGCCTCAAGTCCATGTTGCACAGAGTGATATCATTCGCATTGTGCATGGGCAGACAGGACGGATCATTTTTTCTTCCGAATGCCATAGCTGTTTCGACTGGTTGATGCCTTTACTGAATCAATATCGTATTCAATATCCAGATGTAGATTTGGATTTCGCTTCTGGCTTTGAGGCCAATCCGCATGAACTGTTACAAACTGGGGAATTCGATCTACTTATTACCGCCGATCCGATTGAACTAAAGGGCATAGAGTATTTCCCGATTTTTGAATATGAATCGCGTCTGGTTCTTTCTAATACCCATCCTTTAGTGCGTTCCCAAAGTATTAGCGTCCAGGAATTGGCGGAAGAAACACTGATTACTTATCCAGTGGATAAGCACCGTCTGGACATCATGTCACATCTGTTTATTCCAGCGAATATTTTACCGAAACAGATTCGAACCACCGACTTAACTCAAATGTTAATTCAGCTGGTTGCCAGTGGTCGGGGAATTGCAGCCTTGCCAGATTGGGTAGTGAATGAATATGAACAAAAGGGCTGGGTGACTTCATGCCGTTTGGAGTGTGTAGCACCTAAAGGATTACGTCGGACTTTATATGCAGGTTATCGAACTGAAGAAAAGCAGAAAGATTATTTCGAAGGATTTTTAAAGCAGCTTGACCGATTCTCTAAAAAGAGAACCACATATTATGATTAA
- a CDS encoding VOC family protein, producing MNIAKNTICLWYDHDAEEAARFYAETFPNSSVGAIVLAPGDYPSGKAGDVITVDFTVLGIPCIGLNGGPVFQHNESFSFQVATEDQEETDRYWNAIVNNGGQESECGWCKDKWGVSWKIIPKALLEASYSSDRDVAKRAFDAMMTMKKSDVAAIEAAIRG from the coding sequence ATGAATATCGCAAAGAATACCATTTGTCTTTGGTATGATCATGATGCTGAAGAAGCTGCACGATTTTATGCAGAAACTTTTCCAAATTCATCTGTAGGTGCCATCGTTCTTGCACCTGGAGATTATCCCTCTGGTAAAGCAGGTGATGTCATCACAGTAGACTTTACCGTACTAGGTATTCCATGTATTGGTTTAAATGGAGGACCTGTATTTCAACATAATGAATCTTTCTCATTTCAAGTCGCCACAGAGGATCAGGAAGAAACTGACCGCTATTGGAATGCGATCGTCAATAATGGTGGTCAGGAAAGTGAATGCGGATGGTGTAAGGATAAATGGGGAGTATCTTGGAAAATCATCCCTAAAGCTTTACTTGAAGCGTCATACAGTTCAGACCGTGATGTTGCTAAAAGAGCCTTTGATGCCATGATGACTATGAAGAAAAGTGATGTCGCTGCAATTGAAGCTGCCATCCGAGGCTAA
- a CDS encoding VIT family protein, with protein sequence MPHSHHHEKHYIQRSGWLRAAVLGANDGIISVTSLVVGMAASGASSQTLLIACVAGLISGAASMAAGEYISVKSQQDIEKNDLAMEERELNLHPVHELKELKNIYIKRGLEADLAEEVAKQLTAHNALDAHARDEIGILEQTAARPFTAAFSSASAFTVGSLFPLVSILVLPSHLLDQGVMLVGVLSLGMMGALASYAGGGSMWKGALRVMIWGIVAMLFSFWIGSLFNIATT encoded by the coding sequence ATGCCTCATTCCCATCATCATGAAAAACACTATATACAACGTTCTGGCTGGTTGCGTGCCGCAGTGCTTGGTGCCAATGATGGAATTATTTCCGTGACCAGTCTGGTTGTTGGGATGGCAGCCAGTGGTGCTTCCTCACAAACACTTTTGATTGCTTGTGTTGCTGGCCTGATTTCTGGTGCAGCCTCGATGGCAGCTGGGGAATATATCTCGGTCAAATCGCAACAGGATATTGAAAAAAATGATCTCGCCATGGAAGAGCGGGAATTAAATCTGCATCCCGTACATGAATTAAAAGAGCTAAAAAATATTTATATCAAGCGAGGTTTAGAAGCTGATCTGGCCGAAGAAGTGGCAAAACAGCTTACTGCACATAATGCATTGGATGCGCATGCGCGTGATGAAATTGGAATTCTGGAACAGACAGCTGCCCGGCCCTTTACGGCGGCATTTTCTTCAGCATCAGCATTTACGGTAGGTTCTTTATTTCCATTGGTATCCATTTTGGTTTTGCCTTCACATTTGCTAGATCAGGGCGTCATGCTGGTGGGAGTGCTTAGTCTGGGAATGATGGGAGCATTAGCCAGTTATGCAGGTGGTGGCAGCATGTGGAAAGGCGCACTGCGTGTCATGATTTGGGGCATCGTTGCCATGCTATTCAGTTTCTGGATTGGCTCTCTATTTAATATTGCTACCACCTAA
- a CDS encoding MFS transporter produces MSSNLYEKKATKISLLNFSSAAMRAFHMSWLAFFVCFFAWFACAPLMPVIAGEFSLTKDQIANINITAVAITILVRLIVGPLCDKYGPRKTYTALLVLGSIPVFGVASANSYESFLFFRLLIGAIGASFVITQYHTSIMFAPNVVGTANAASAGWGNAGGGATQALMPLLLAALVMFGVEQAMGWRIALIVPGLMMLIVGALYWKFTQDCPQGNFKELRAAGIQVGSEKKGGMAILMHAARNYRVWILFGAYAACFGIEIFIHNIVAMYYVENFSFGLKEAGMTAGIFGLLALFARALGGIVSDKVAIKKGLDGRTKVLFAMILMEGLFLILFSQMNSAMLAIITMTVFALFTHMACGATYALVPFIDRDALGGVAGIIGAGGNVGAVAAGFLLKGMLDIQTCLMALGGLVVIAASFVLMIRFSVEHKAKEQKLYEEAVLERNNLA; encoded by the coding sequence ATGTCTTCAAATTTATATGAAAAGAAAGCAACAAAAATAAGTCTTTTGAATTTCAGCAGCGCAGCAATGAGAGCCTTCCATATGAGTTGGCTCGCGTTTTTTGTCTGCTTCTTTGCCTGGTTCGCCTGTGCACCGCTGATGCCTGTAATCGCAGGTGAATTCAGCTTAACCAAAGATCAAATCGCCAATATCAATATTACAGCAGTCGCAATCACCATTCTGGTTCGACTGATTGTCGGTCCGCTATGTGACAAATATGGTCCACGGAAAACCTATACCGCATTACTCGTGCTCGGCAGTATCCCGGTTTTTGGTGTTGCCTCTGCGAATAGCTATGAATCCTTCCTGTTTTTCCGCTTACTGATTGGTGCCATTGGTGCCAGTTTCGTCATTACCCAATATCACACCAGCATCATGTTTGCGCCGAATGTAGTGGGTACAGCGAATGCAGCATCTGCAGGCTGGGGTAATGCCGGTGGTGGTGCGACTCAAGCTCTAATGCCATTACTTCTGGCTGCACTGGTAATGTTCGGTGTTGAACAGGCGATGGGCTGGAGAATTGCCTTAATTGTTCCAGGCCTGATGATGCTGATTGTCGGTGCCTTGTACTGGAAATTCACTCAGGACTGCCCACAAGGCAACTTTAAAGAACTGCGTGCAGCAGGAATTCAGGTTGGTAGCGAGAAAAAAGGTGGCATGGCAATTCTGATGCATGCTGCACGTAACTACCGTGTCTGGATTCTATTTGGCGCTTATGCGGCCTGTTTCGGTATCGAAATCTTCATTCATAACATCGTAGCTATGTACTACGTAGAAAACTTCAGCTTTGGTTTAAAAGAAGCAGGTATGACGGCCGGGATCTTCGGTCTGCTAGCACTGTTTGCCCGTGCACTGGGCGGCATTGTTTCAGATAAAGTCGCCATCAAAAAAGGCTTGGACGGACGTACCAAAGTGCTGTTTGCCATGATCTTGATGGAAGGCTTATTCCTGATTTTATTCTCGCAAATGAACAGTGCCATGCTGGCCATCATCACAATGACTGTCTTCGCATTATTTACCCACATGGCATGTGGTGCAACGTATGCGCTGGTGCCATTTATTGACCGTGATGCCTTAGGTGGTGTGGCCGGCATTATCGGTGCAGGCGGTAACGTGGGTGCGGTCGCAGCAGGATTCTTACTCAAAGGTATGCTGGATATTCAAACTTGCCTGATGGCGCTTGGCGGCCTGGTCGTGATTGCAGCAAGTTTTGTTCTGATGATTCGCTTCTCGGTTGAGCATAAGGCCAAAGAGCAAAAGCTATATGAAGAAGCTGTTCTTGAACGAAACAACCTGGCTTAA
- the nirB gene encoding nitrite reductase large subunit NirB, producing MKLVMIGHGMVGHKFIESVLEHAGDDVEITILAEEPRLAYDRVHLTEYFTGKSAKDLTLCRNDFADAYGIDLRLSTKATAIDTVNKTVTTNHGDVITYDKLVLATGSYAFVPPIPGNDRENCFVYRTIEDLDAIRAASLNAKNGVVIGGGLLGLEAAKALRDLNLETHVVEFAPRLMAVQIDDLGGKVLRSKIEDLGVKVHTQKATSSIEDGVNAKHVMKFGDGAELETDIILFSAGIRPRDELARQSGLAIGERGGIMINDYCQTSNSDIYAIGECALWNNKIFGLVAPGYDMARIAAKHVLQEECAAFAGADMSTKLKLMGVDVASVGDAHAMTPGSLSYFYADEAAQIYKKIVVNAEKTKLLGAVLVGCAKEYNDLLQMMLNGLEIPENPESLIMPGFDQATAKAGGSGVDLLPDSATICSCNNVSKADICSAIADGSTSLGALKKCTKAATACGGCAPLVTQVLKSELQRQGVTVNNHLCEHFAYSRQELYHLVRVNEIKTFDDLIQQHGHGLGCDICKPTVANILASCWNDFVLKPSHAGLQDSNDYYLGNIQKDGTYSVVPRMAGGEVTPDGLIVIGQIAKEYGLYTKLTGGQRVDMFGAQLHQLPEIWEKLINAGFESGHAYGKSLRTVKSCVGSTWCRYGVDDSVGLAIYLENRYKGLRSPHKLKMAVSGCTRECAEAQSKDVGVIATEKGWNLYVCGNGGMKPRHAELLASDLDTQTLIRYIDRFFMFYIQTADRLQRTSVWRDNLEGGLDYLKDVIVNDSLGLAAELERRMEHVVGTYQDEWRTAVEDPEVRKRFKTFINAKAEQQNDPHVQFTEVRGQIRPKTEAERNASRIPVVEA from the coding sequence ATGAAACTGGTAATGATTGGCCATGGCATGGTAGGACACAAATTTATTGAATCTGTGCTTGAGCATGCAGGTGATGACGTTGAAATCACGATTCTGGCAGAAGAGCCGCGTCTGGCTTATGACCGTGTGCATTTAACTGAATATTTCACTGGAAAATCAGCCAAGGATTTAACCCTTTGCCGTAACGATTTTGCAGATGCGTATGGAATTGATCTGCGTTTGAGTACCAAAGCGACTGCAATCGATACTGTTAATAAAACAGTCACCACTAATCATGGCGATGTGATTACTTATGACAAACTAGTTTTAGCTACCGGCTCCTATGCTTTTGTTCCACCAATTCCAGGCAACGACCGTGAAAACTGCTTTGTTTACCGTACCATTGAAGATCTGGATGCAATCCGTGCAGCGAGTCTGAATGCCAAAAACGGTGTCGTGATTGGTGGTGGTTTGCTGGGTCTGGAAGCGGCAAAAGCGCTGCGTGACCTGAATCTGGAAACGCATGTGGTCGAATTCGCACCACGTCTAATGGCAGTTCAGATTGATGATCTTGGCGGTAAAGTATTACGCAGCAAAATCGAAGATCTAGGCGTTAAAGTCCATACCCAAAAAGCTACCTCGTCTATTGAAGATGGCGTAAATGCTAAACATGTGATGAAGTTCGGTGATGGCGCTGAGCTGGAAACAGACATCATCCTGTTCTCTGCAGGGATCCGTCCACGTGACGAACTGGCACGTCAAAGTGGCCTGGCGATTGGTGAGCGCGGCGGGATCATGATCAATGATTACTGCCAGACTTCGAACTCGGACATTTACGCAATTGGTGAATGTGCACTGTGGAATAACAAGATTTTTGGTCTGGTTGCTCCAGGCTACGACATGGCACGTATTGCTGCGAAACATGTCCTGCAAGAAGAATGTGCAGCATTTGCTGGCGCAGACATGAGCACCAAGTTGAAACTTATGGGCGTTGATGTTGCATCAGTTGGCGATGCACATGCCATGACACCAGGTTCACTAAGCTACTTCTATGCCGATGAAGCGGCACAGATCTACAAAAAAATAGTGGTCAATGCAGAAAAAACCAAACTGCTCGGTGCAGTGCTGGTCGGTTGTGCCAAAGAATATAACGACCTGCTGCAAATGATGCTGAATGGTCTGGAAATTCCAGAAAATCCGGAAAGCCTGATCATGCCGGGCTTTGATCAAGCGACTGCAAAAGCAGGCGGTAGCGGTGTAGATCTGCTCCCAGACAGCGCAACGATCTGTTCATGTAATAACGTATCTAAAGCGGATATCTGTTCAGCGATTGCCGATGGTTCAACTTCACTAGGCGCTCTGAAAAAATGCACCAAAGCAGCTACTGCATGTGGTGGTTGTGCACCTTTAGTCACTCAAGTATTGAAGTCTGAACTGCAACGCCAAGGCGTGACAGTGAATAACCATCTGTGTGAACACTTTGCTTATTCACGCCAAGAGCTGTATCACCTGGTGCGCGTCAATGAGATCAAAACTTTTGATGACCTGATCCAGCAACATGGTCATGGTCTGGGCTGTGATATCTGTAAGCCAACAGTGGCCAATATTCTTGCATCTTGCTGGAACGACTTTGTCCTGAAACCAAGCCATGCCGGCCTGCAAGACAGTAACGACTACTACCTCGGTAACATTCAAAAAGATGGTACTTACTCTGTCGTTCCTCGTATGGCAGGTGGTGAAGTCACTCCAGATGGTCTGATCGTAATTGGTCAAATTGCTAAAGAATATGGTCTGTACACCAAATTGACTGGCGGCCAGCGTGTCGATATGTTTGGTGCGCAACTGCATCAATTACCAGAAATCTGGGAAAAACTGATCAATGCCGGTTTTGAATCGGGGCATGCTTACGGTAAATCGCTGCGTACCGTTAAATCTTGTGTCGGTAGCACCTGGTGCCGTTATGGTGTAGATGATTCTGTGGGCTTGGCGATCTATCTGGAAAACCGTTACAAAGGTCTGCGTTCTCCACACAAACTGAAAATGGCGGTATCTGGCTGTACTCGTGAATGTGCCGAAGCACAAAGCAAAGACGTCGGTGTGATTGCCACTGAAAAAGGCTGGAACCTCTATGTCTGCGGTAACGGCGGTATGAAACCGCGTCATGCTGAACTACTGGCTTCTGACCTGGATACTCAAACCCTGATCCGTTATATCGACCGTTTCTTCATGTTCTATATCCAGACGGCTGATCGTCTGCAACGTACTTCAGTATGGCGCGACAATCTCGAAGGTGGCCTGGATTATCTGAAAGATGTCATCGTGAATGACTCGCTTGGTCTGGCAGCAGAACTCGAGCGTCGTATGGAGCATGTGGTGGGCACTTATCAGGATGAATGGCGTACTGCAGTTGAAGATCCAGAAGTCCGTAAACGTTTCAAAACCTTTATTAATGCCAAGGCTGAACAGCAAAACGATCCGCACGTTCAATTTACTGAAGTGCGCGGTCAGATCCGTCCAAAAACTGAAGCTGAACGCAATGCCAGCCGTATTCCGGTAGTTGAAGCCTGA
- the nirD gene encoding nitrite reductase small subunit NirD has product MTMFKDMNELNWVEVCALDDITPNTGVAALVEDQQIAIFRVGSEKRVYALSNQDPFSKAFVMSRGIIGDLQGERVVASPIYKQHFSLATGRCLEDKDQKLLVFPNKIENGKVFISPVPQKTYITNNGVSPEKMKLVLVGNGLAGMRCLEDLLDMAPERYEITVIGEEPWGNYNRIMLSPVLSGEKTIDDIMLHPHAWYADKGIRLIAGDPAVRIDRPRKQVYTEKGEMISYDRLILATGSKPFVPPIPGSDLKGVLSFRDIYDVNNMLDYCKTKQNAVVIGGGLLGLEAAYGLKQQGMNVTVLHLMDRIMDRQLDSKASQMLKTAIEQKGITILTEANTECLIGEEGHVTQVKLKDGTVLAADLVVFAVGIRPNIALAQSAGLRCNRGVLVNDTMQTFDPSIYAMGECIEHRGQTFGLVEPLWGQAFICASHLAEHGSLTFKSPTVPTQLKVSGCDVFSAGDFEPKDDFEDIVLNDEKRQIYKRIIIQKDKVIGAVLFGDTEDGTWYAELIADQTPIATIRNKLLFGRDFALKKAG; this is encoded by the coding sequence ATGACAATGTTTAAAGATATGAATGAACTGAATTGGGTTGAAGTGTGTGCACTGGATGACATCACGCCTAATACTGGCGTTGCAGCGTTGGTGGAAGATCAGCAAATTGCGATCTTTCGTGTAGGTTCAGAAAAACGTGTTTATGCACTCAGTAACCAGGATCCATTTAGTAAAGCATTTGTGATGTCACGCGGCATCATTGGTGACTTGCAAGGCGAGCGTGTTGTCGCTTCACCAATTTACAAGCAGCATTTTAGTTTGGCGACTGGCCGCTGCCTGGAAGATAAAGATCAAAAACTGCTGGTTTTTCCAAACAAAATTGAAAATGGCAAGGTGTTCATTAGCCCCGTGCCACAAAAAACCTATATCACCAACAACGGTGTTTCACCGGAAAAAATGAAACTGGTACTGGTCGGTAATGGTCTGGCAGGCATGCGCTGTCTGGAAGATCTGCTGGATATGGCACCAGAACGTTATGAAATTACTGTGATTGGTGAAGAGCCTTGGGGCAACTACAACCGCATCATGCTGTCGCCAGTGCTTTCTGGCGAGAAAACCATTGATGACATCATGCTGCATCCACATGCCTGGTATGCCGACAAAGGTATCCGTCTGATTGCTGGTGATCCAGCAGTACGTATTGATCGTCCGCGTAAGCAGGTGTATACCGAAAAAGGCGAAATGATCAGTTATGACCGTTTGATTCTGGCGACGGGTTCCAAGCCATTTGTTCCGCCAATTCCAGGTAGCGACTTAAAGGGCGTACTTAGCTTCCGCGACATTTATGACGTGAACAACATGCTGGACTACTGCAAAACCAAACAAAATGCGGTCGTCATCGGCGGTGGCTTACTGGGCCTGGAAGCTGCTTATGGCCTGAAACAGCAAGGCATGAATGTCACAGTATTGCACCTGATGGATCGTATCATGGATCGTCAGCTGGACAGCAAAGCCAGTCAGATGCTGAAAACAGCGATTGAGCAGAAAGGTATCACCATCCTGACTGAAGCCAATACCGAATGCTTAATTGGTGAAGAAGGTCATGTGACCCAAGTGAAACTAAAAGATGGCACCGTGCTGGCTGCTGATTTGGTGGTCTTCGCAGTTGGTATTCGTCCAAATATCGCATTGGCGCAAAGTGCCGGTCTGCGTTGCAACCGTGGTGTGCTAGTGAATGACACCATGCAGACTTTTGACCCAAGTATTTATGCGATGGGTGAATGTATCGAGCACCGTGGTCAAACCTTTGGTCTGGTTGAACCACTTTGGGGCCAGGCGTTCATTTGTGCATCACATCTGGCCGAGCATGGCAGCCTGACCTTTAAATCGCCAACGGTTCCGACTCAGCTGAAAGTGAGTGGTTGTGATGTGTTCTCTGCAGGTGACTTCGAACCAAAAGATGATTTTGAAGATATCGTACTGAATGATGAAAAGCGTCAGATCTATAAACGCATTATTATTCAAAAGGATAAAGTCATTGGTGCGGTGCTGTTTGGTGATACGGAAGACGGTACCTGGTATGCCGAACTGATTGCAGATCAAACCCCAATTGCAACGATTCGTAACAAGCTGCTTTTTGGTCGGGATTTTGCATTAAAGAAAGCAGGGTAA